The Cervus canadensis isolate Bull #8, Minnesota chromosome 29, ASM1932006v1, whole genome shotgun sequence genome includes a window with the following:
- the PITPNM1 gene encoding membrane-associated phosphatidylinositol transfer protein 1 isoform X3, which produces MLIKEYHILLPMSLDEYQVAQLYMIQKKSREESSGEGSGVEILANRPYTDGPGGSGQYTHKVYHVGSHIPGWFRALLPKAALQVEEESWNAYPYTRTRYTCPFVEKFSIEIETYYLPDGGQQPNVFNLSGAERRQRILDTIDIVRDAVAPGEYKAEEDPRLYRSAKTGRGPLADDWARTAAQTGPLMCAYKLCKVEFRYWGMQAKIEQFIHDVGLRRVMLRAHRQAWCWQDEWTELSMADIRALEEETARMLAQRMAKCNTGSEGPEAQPPGKLSTEARAGASHAGTPDGPEAPPGPDASPDASFSKQWSSSSRSSYSSQHGGGVSPQTLSEWRMQNIARDSENSSEDEFFDAHEGFSDSDEVFPKEMTKWNSNDFIDAFASPMEAEGTPDPGTEGTKDLGDGARAPRDSEGPDGDSAGELGADTCAVHALFLVLHSGSILDSGPGDADSKRADVQTLSLAFEAVTRVHFPEALGHVALRLVPCPPICAAAYALVSNLSPYSHDGDSLSRSQDHIPLAALPLLATSSSRYQGAVATVIARTNQAYSAFLRSSEGAGFCGQVVLIGDGVGGILGFDALCHSASVGTGSRSSSRRGSMNNELLSPEAGPVRDPLAEGAEGLGRASPEPSALPTQRTPSDMAGPEPEGSQNSLQAAPPATSSGEPRRASTASCPPTATSEAPDGAPCAARLDFKVSGFFLFGSPLGLVLALRKTVMPTLEVAQMRPACEQIYNLFHAADPCASRLEPLLAPKFQAIAPLAVPRYQKFPLGDGSSLLLVLERWWGTKRIDYSLYCPEALTAFPTVTLPHLFHASYWESADVVAFILRQVIEKERPHLTECEEPSIYSPAFPREKWQRKRTQVKIRNVTSNHRASDTVVCEGRPQVLNGRFMYGPLDVVTLTGEKVDIYIMTQPLSGKWIHFGTEVTNSSGRLTFPVPLERALGVGVYPVRMVVRGDHTYAECCLTVVARGTEAVVFSIDGSFTASVSIMGSDPKVRAGAVDVVRHWQDAGYLIVYVTGRPDMQKHRVVAWLSQHNFPHGVVSFCDGLTHDPLRQKLMFLQSLVQEVELNFVAGYGSPKDVAVYAALGLPPSQTYIVGRAVRKLQAQCQFLSDGYVAHLGQLEAGSHPHATAGPSRAALAKSSYGGAAPVDFLRKQSQLLRSRGPSQAEREGPGTPPTTLARGKARSISLKLDSEE; this is translated from the exons ATGCTCATCAAGGAGTACCACATCCTGCTGCCCATGAGCCTGGACGAGTACCAGGTGGCCCAGCTCTACATGATCCAG AAAAAGAGCCGAGAGGAGTCGAGTGGCGAGGGCAGTGGCGTGGAGATCCTGGCCAACCGGCCCTACACGGATGGGCCGGGCGGCAGTGGACAGTACACGCACAAGGTGTACCACGTGGGCTCCCACATCCCAGGCTGGTTCCGGGCACTGCTGCCCAAGGCCGCCCTGCAGGTGGAGGAGGAATCCTGGAATGCTTATCCCTACACCCGAACCCG gtACACCTGCCCCTTTGTGGAGAAATTCTCCATTGAAATTGAGACCTATTACCTGCCCGATGGGGGGCAGCAGCCCAATGTCTTCAACCTGAGTGGGGCTGAGCGGAGACAGCGCATCTTGG ATACCATCGACATCGTGCGGGATGCCGTGGCCCCAGGCGAGTACAAAGCAGAAGAGGACCCCCGGCTGTACCGCTCGGCCAAGACAGGCCGAGGACCGCTGGCTGATGACTGGGCGCGCACAGCAGCTCAGACCGGGCCCCTCATGTGCGCCTACAAGCTGTGCAAGGTTGAGTTCCGCTACTGGGGCATGCAGGCCAAGATCGAGCAGTTCATCCATGATGTTG GTCTGCGCCGGGTAATGCTGCGGGCCCACCGACAGGCCTGGTGCTGGCAGGACGAGTGGACAGAGCTGAGCATGGCTGACATCCGGGCACTAGAGGAGGAGACTGCCCGCATGCTGGCACAGCGTATGGCCAAGTGCAACACAGGCAGTGAGGGTCCCGAGgcccagcccccagggaagctgagcaccgaggccCGGGCCGGCGCCAGCCACGCCGGCACCCCCGACGGGCCCGAGGCACCCCCGGGCCCCGATGCCTCGCCCGATGCCAGCTTCAGCAAGCAGTGGTCTTCATCCTCCCGTTCCTCCTACTCATCCCAGCATGGAG GGGGCGTGTCTCCCCAGACTTTGTCCGAGTGGCGCATGCAGAACATCGCCCGGGACTCTGAGAACAGCTCCGAGGACGAGTTCTTTGATGCCCATG AAGGCTTCTCGGACAGTGACGAGGTCTTCCCCAAGGAGATGACCAAATGGAACTCCAATGACTTCATAGACGCCTTTGCCTCCCCTATGGAGGCTGAGGGGACACCAG ACCCTGGAACTGAGGGCACCAAAGACCTAGGGGACGGGGCCCGGGCACCCAGGGACTCGGAA GGCCCAGATGGAGACAGCGCCGGGGAGCTGGGGGCAGACACGTGCGCGGTCCACGCCCTCTTCCTCGTCCTGCACAGTGGCAGCATCCTAGACTCGGGCCCGGGAGATGCCGACTCCAAGCGGGCGGATGTGCAGACGCTGAGCCTAGCCTTCGAGGCCGTCACCCGCGTCCACTTTCCCGAGGCCCTGGGCCACGTGGCGCTGCGCCTGGTGCCCTGCCCACCCATCTGTGCCGCCGCCTATGCCCTCGTCTCCAA CCTGAGCCCCTACAGCCATGATGGGGACAGCCTGTCCCGCTCCCAGGACCACATTCCCCTGGCTGCCCTGCCGCTGCTGGCCACCTCGTCATCCCGATACCAGGGCGCCGTGGCCACAGTCATCGCCCGCACCAACCAGGCCTACTCGGCCTTCCTGCGCTCCTCCGAGGGCGCCGGCTTCTGCGGGCAG GTGGTGCTGATCGGGGACGGCGTCGGTGGGATCCTGGGCTTTGATGCGCTCTGCCACAGTGCCAGCGTGGGCACCGGGAGCCGGAGCAGCAGCCGCCGTGGAAGCATG AACAATGAGCTGCTCTCCCCGGAGGCAGGCCCAGTGCgggatcccctggcagagggggCCGAGGGGCTGGGCCGGGCCAGCCCAGAaccctctgccctgcccacccagcgCACCCCCAGCGACATGGCCGGTCCCGAGCCTGAGGGCTCTCAAAACAG CCTGCAGGCAGCCCCACCAGCCACCTCCTCCGGGGAGCCCCGGCGGGCGAGCACAGCCTCCTGCCCACCCACTGCCACCTCTGAGGCTCCCGACGGTGCCCCCTGTGCTGCCCGCCTTGACTTCAAGGTCTCCGGTTTCTTCCTCTTTGGCTCCCCGCTCGGCCTGGTGCTGGCTCTGCGTAAAACCGTGATGCCCACATTGGAGG TGGCCCAGATGCGGCCAGCCTGCGAGCAGATCTACAACCTCTTCCACGCGGCTGACCCCTGTGCCTCCCGCCTTGAGCCCCTGCTGGCCCCCAAGTTCCAGGCCATCGCCCCCCTGGCAGTGCCCCGCTACCAGAAGTTCCCTCTGGGAGATGGCTCATCTCTGCTGCTGG TCCTGGAGCGCTGGTGGGGGACCAAGCGGATTGACTACTCGCTGTACTGCCCGGAGGCGCTCACCGCCTTCCCCACCGTCACGCTGCCCCACCTCTTCCACGCCAGCTACTGGGAGTCGGCCGACGTGGTAGCCTTCATCCTGCGACAG GTGATCGAGAAGGAGCGGCCACACCTGACCGAGTGCGAGGAACCGTCCATCTACAGCCCGGCCTTCCCCAGGGAGAAGTGGCAGCGCAAACGCACCCAAGTCAAGATTCGG AACGTCACCTCCAACCACCGGGCGAGCGACACGGTGGTGTGCGAGGGCCGACCCCAGGTGCTGAACGGGCGCTTCATGTACGGACCCTTGGATGTGGTCACGCTCACGGGAGAGAAG GTGGACATCTACATCATGACGCAGCCGCTGTCGGGCAAGTGGATCCACTTTGGCACCGAGGTCACCAACAGCTCGGGCCGTCTCACCTTCCCGGTGCCCCTGGAGCGTGCTCTGGGCGTCGGCGTTTACCCGGTGCGCATGGTGGTCAG GGGCGACCACACCTACGCCGAATGCTGCCTGACGGTGGTGGCCCGCGGCACTGAGGCCGTGGTCTTCAGCATCGATGGCTCCTTCACCGCCAGTGTGTCCATCATGGGCAGCGACCCCAAGGTGCGCGCCGGCGCCGTGGACGTGGTCAG GCACTGGCAGGACGCGGGCTACCTGATCGTGTACGTGACGGGCCGTCCCGATATGCAGAAGCACCGCGTGGTGGCCTGGCTGTCGCAGCACAACTTCCCCCACGGCGTCGTCTCCTTCTGCGATGGCCTCACTCACGACCCACTGCGCCAGAAGTTAATGTTCCTGCAGAGCCTGGTGCAGGAG GTGGAACTGAACTTCGTGGCCGGCTACGGGTCCCCCAAAGACGTGGCCGTGTATGCGGCGCTGGGCCTGCCCCCTAGCCAGACCTACATCGTGGGCCGCGCCGTGCGGAAGCTGCAGGCGCAGTGCCAG TTCCTGTCCGACGGCTACGTGGCCCACCTGGGCCAGCTGGAGGCTGGCTCCCACCCTCATGCCACCGCGGGACCCTCAAGGGCCGCCCTGGCCAAGAGCAGCTATGGCGGGGCTGCCCCTGTGGACTTCCTCCGGAAACAGAGCCAGCTGCTCCGCTCGAGGGGCCCCAGCCAGGCGGAGCGGGAGGGCCCAGGGACCCCGCCCACCACCCTGGCGCGGGGCAAGGCGCGGAGCATCAGCCTCAAGCTGGACAGTGAAGAGTGA
- the PITPNM1 gene encoding membrane-associated phosphatidylinositol transfer protein 1 isoform X2, protein MLIKEYHILLPMSLDEYQVAQLYMIQKKSREESSGEGSGVEILANRPYTDGPGGSGQYTHKVYHVGSHIPGWFRALLPKAALQVEEESWNAYPYTRTRYTCPFVEKFSIEIETYYLPDGGQQPNVFNLSGAERRQRILDTIDIVRDAVAPGEYKAEEDPRLYRSAKTGRGPLADDWARTAAQTGPLMCAYKLCKVEFRYWGMQAKIEQFIHDVGLRRVMLRAHRQAWCWQDEWTELSMADIRALEEETARMLAQRMAKCNTGSEGPEAQPPGKLSTEARAGASHAGTPDGPEAPPGPDASPDASFSKQWSSSSRSSYSSQHGGGVSPQTLSEWRMQNIARDSENSSEDEFFDAHGFSDSDEVFPKEMTKWNSNDFIDAFASPMEAEGTPDPGTEGTKDLGDGARAPRDSEGPDGDSAGELGADTCAVHALFLVLHSGSILDSGPGDADSKRADVQTLSLAFEAVTRVHFPEALGHVALRLVPCPPICAAAYALVSNLSPYSHDGDSLSRSQDHIPLAALPLLATSSSRYQGAVATVIARTNQAYSAFLRSSEGAGFCGQVVLIGDGVGGILGFDALCHSASVGTGSRSSSRRGSMNNELLSPEAGPVRDPLAEGAEGLGRASPEPSALPTQRTPSDMAGPEPEGSQNSLQAAPPATSSGEPRRASTASCPPTATSEAPDGAPCAARLDFKVSGFFLFGSPLGLVLALRKTVMPTLEVAQMRPACEQIYNLFHAADPCASRLEPLLAPKFQAIAPLAVPRYQKFPLGDGSSLLLADTLQTHSGLFLEELEMLVPSTPTSASGAFWKGSELGGDPPAQPTAPSTTSEVVKILERWWGTKRIDYSLYCPEALTAFPTVTLPHLFHASYWESADVVAFILRQVIEKERPHLTECEEPSIYSPAFPREKWQRKRTQVKIRNVTSNHRASDTVVCEGRPQVLNGRFMYGPLDVVTLTGEKVDIYIMTQPLSGKWIHFGTEVTNSSGRLTFPVPLERALGVGVYPVRMVVRGDHTYAECCLTVVARGTEAVVFSIDGSFTASVSIMGSDPKVRAGAVDVVRHWQDAGYLIVYVTGRPDMQKHRVVAWLSQHNFPHGVVSFCDGLTHDPLRQKLMFLQSLVQEVELNFVAGYGSPKDVAVYAALGLPPSQTYIVGRAVRKLQAQCQFLSDGYVAHLGQLEAGSHPHATAGPSRAALAKSSYGGAAPVDFLRKQSQLLRSRGPSQAEREGPGTPPTTLARGKARSISLKLDSEE, encoded by the exons ATGCTCATCAAGGAGTACCACATCCTGCTGCCCATGAGCCTGGACGAGTACCAGGTGGCCCAGCTCTACATGATCCAG AAAAAGAGCCGAGAGGAGTCGAGTGGCGAGGGCAGTGGCGTGGAGATCCTGGCCAACCGGCCCTACACGGATGGGCCGGGCGGCAGTGGACAGTACACGCACAAGGTGTACCACGTGGGCTCCCACATCCCAGGCTGGTTCCGGGCACTGCTGCCCAAGGCCGCCCTGCAGGTGGAGGAGGAATCCTGGAATGCTTATCCCTACACCCGAACCCG gtACACCTGCCCCTTTGTGGAGAAATTCTCCATTGAAATTGAGACCTATTACCTGCCCGATGGGGGGCAGCAGCCCAATGTCTTCAACCTGAGTGGGGCTGAGCGGAGACAGCGCATCTTGG ATACCATCGACATCGTGCGGGATGCCGTGGCCCCAGGCGAGTACAAAGCAGAAGAGGACCCCCGGCTGTACCGCTCGGCCAAGACAGGCCGAGGACCGCTGGCTGATGACTGGGCGCGCACAGCAGCTCAGACCGGGCCCCTCATGTGCGCCTACAAGCTGTGCAAGGTTGAGTTCCGCTACTGGGGCATGCAGGCCAAGATCGAGCAGTTCATCCATGATGTTG GTCTGCGCCGGGTAATGCTGCGGGCCCACCGACAGGCCTGGTGCTGGCAGGACGAGTGGACAGAGCTGAGCATGGCTGACATCCGGGCACTAGAGGAGGAGACTGCCCGCATGCTGGCACAGCGTATGGCCAAGTGCAACACAGGCAGTGAGGGTCCCGAGgcccagcccccagggaagctgagcaccgaggccCGGGCCGGCGCCAGCCACGCCGGCACCCCCGACGGGCCCGAGGCACCCCCGGGCCCCGATGCCTCGCCCGATGCCAGCTTCAGCAAGCAGTGGTCTTCATCCTCCCGTTCCTCCTACTCATCCCAGCATGGAG GGGGCGTGTCTCCCCAGACTTTGTCCGAGTGGCGCATGCAGAACATCGCCCGGGACTCTGAGAACAGCTCCGAGGACGAGTTCTTTGATGCCCATG GCTTCTCGGACAGTGACGAGGTCTTCCCCAAGGAGATGACCAAATGGAACTCCAATGACTTCATAGACGCCTTTGCCTCCCCTATGGAGGCTGAGGGGACACCAG ACCCTGGAACTGAGGGCACCAAAGACCTAGGGGACGGGGCCCGGGCACCCAGGGACTCGGAA GGCCCAGATGGAGACAGCGCCGGGGAGCTGGGGGCAGACACGTGCGCGGTCCACGCCCTCTTCCTCGTCCTGCACAGTGGCAGCATCCTAGACTCGGGCCCGGGAGATGCCGACTCCAAGCGGGCGGATGTGCAGACGCTGAGCCTAGCCTTCGAGGCCGTCACCCGCGTCCACTTTCCCGAGGCCCTGGGCCACGTGGCGCTGCGCCTGGTGCCCTGCCCACCCATCTGTGCCGCCGCCTATGCCCTCGTCTCCAA CCTGAGCCCCTACAGCCATGATGGGGACAGCCTGTCCCGCTCCCAGGACCACATTCCCCTGGCTGCCCTGCCGCTGCTGGCCACCTCGTCATCCCGATACCAGGGCGCCGTGGCCACAGTCATCGCCCGCACCAACCAGGCCTACTCGGCCTTCCTGCGCTCCTCCGAGGGCGCCGGCTTCTGCGGGCAG GTGGTGCTGATCGGGGACGGCGTCGGTGGGATCCTGGGCTTTGATGCGCTCTGCCACAGTGCCAGCGTGGGCACCGGGAGCCGGAGCAGCAGCCGCCGTGGAAGCATG AACAATGAGCTGCTCTCCCCGGAGGCAGGCCCAGTGCgggatcccctggcagagggggCCGAGGGGCTGGGCCGGGCCAGCCCAGAaccctctgccctgcccacccagcgCACCCCCAGCGACATGGCCGGTCCCGAGCCTGAGGGCTCTCAAAACAG CCTGCAGGCAGCCCCACCAGCCACCTCCTCCGGGGAGCCCCGGCGGGCGAGCACAGCCTCCTGCCCACCCACTGCCACCTCTGAGGCTCCCGACGGTGCCCCCTGTGCTGCCCGCCTTGACTTCAAGGTCTCCGGTTTCTTCCTCTTTGGCTCCCCGCTCGGCCTGGTGCTGGCTCTGCGTAAAACCGTGATGCCCACATTGGAGG TGGCCCAGATGCGGCCAGCCTGCGAGCAGATCTACAACCTCTTCCACGCGGCTGACCCCTGTGCCTCCCGCCTTGAGCCCCTGCTGGCCCCCAAGTTCCAGGCCATCGCCCCCCTGGCAGTGCCCCGCTACCAGAAGTTCCCTCTGGGAGATGGCTCATCTCTGCTGCTGG CCGACACTCTGCAGACCCACTCAGGCCTCTTTCTGGAGGAGCTGGAGATGTTGGTGCCCTCAACACCCACGTCTGCCAGCGGTGCTTTCTGGAAGGGCAGTGAGTTGGGCGGTGACCCGCCAGCCCAGCCAACTGCCCCCAGCACCACTAGCGAGGTGGTTAAGA TCCTGGAGCGCTGGTGGGGGACCAAGCGGATTGACTACTCGCTGTACTGCCCGGAGGCGCTCACCGCCTTCCCCACCGTCACGCTGCCCCACCTCTTCCACGCCAGCTACTGGGAGTCGGCCGACGTGGTAGCCTTCATCCTGCGACAG GTGATCGAGAAGGAGCGGCCACACCTGACCGAGTGCGAGGAACCGTCCATCTACAGCCCGGCCTTCCCCAGGGAGAAGTGGCAGCGCAAACGCACCCAAGTCAAGATTCGG AACGTCACCTCCAACCACCGGGCGAGCGACACGGTGGTGTGCGAGGGCCGACCCCAGGTGCTGAACGGGCGCTTCATGTACGGACCCTTGGATGTGGTCACGCTCACGGGAGAGAAG GTGGACATCTACATCATGACGCAGCCGCTGTCGGGCAAGTGGATCCACTTTGGCACCGAGGTCACCAACAGCTCGGGCCGTCTCACCTTCCCGGTGCCCCTGGAGCGTGCTCTGGGCGTCGGCGTTTACCCGGTGCGCATGGTGGTCAG GGGCGACCACACCTACGCCGAATGCTGCCTGACGGTGGTGGCCCGCGGCACTGAGGCCGTGGTCTTCAGCATCGATGGCTCCTTCACCGCCAGTGTGTCCATCATGGGCAGCGACCCCAAGGTGCGCGCCGGCGCCGTGGACGTGGTCAG GCACTGGCAGGACGCGGGCTACCTGATCGTGTACGTGACGGGCCGTCCCGATATGCAGAAGCACCGCGTGGTGGCCTGGCTGTCGCAGCACAACTTCCCCCACGGCGTCGTCTCCTTCTGCGATGGCCTCACTCACGACCCACTGCGCCAGAAGTTAATGTTCCTGCAGAGCCTGGTGCAGGAG GTGGAACTGAACTTCGTGGCCGGCTACGGGTCCCCCAAAGACGTGGCCGTGTATGCGGCGCTGGGCCTGCCCCCTAGCCAGACCTACATCGTGGGCCGCGCCGTGCGGAAGCTGCAGGCGCAGTGCCAG TTCCTGTCCGACGGCTACGTGGCCCACCTGGGCCAGCTGGAGGCTGGCTCCCACCCTCATGCCACCGCGGGACCCTCAAGGGCCGCCCTGGCCAAGAGCAGCTATGGCGGGGCTGCCCCTGTGGACTTCCTCCGGAAACAGAGCCAGCTGCTCCGCTCGAGGGGCCCCAGCCAGGCGGAGCGGGAGGGCCCAGGGACCCCGCCCACCACCCTGGCGCGGGGCAAGGCGCGGAGCATCAGCCTCAAGCTGGACAGTGAAGAGTGA
- the PITPNM1 gene encoding membrane-associated phosphatidylinositol transfer protein 1 isoform X1, with product MLIKEYHILLPMSLDEYQVAQLYMIQKKSREESSGEGSGVEILANRPYTDGPGGSGQYTHKVYHVGSHIPGWFRALLPKAALQVEEESWNAYPYTRTRYTCPFVEKFSIEIETYYLPDGGQQPNVFNLSGAERRQRILDTIDIVRDAVAPGEYKAEEDPRLYRSAKTGRGPLADDWARTAAQTGPLMCAYKLCKVEFRYWGMQAKIEQFIHDVGLRRVMLRAHRQAWCWQDEWTELSMADIRALEEETARMLAQRMAKCNTGSEGPEAQPPGKLSTEARAGASHAGTPDGPEAPPGPDASPDASFSKQWSSSSRSSYSSQHGGGVSPQTLSEWRMQNIARDSENSSEDEFFDAHEGFSDSDEVFPKEMTKWNSNDFIDAFASPMEAEGTPDPGTEGTKDLGDGARAPRDSEGPDGDSAGELGADTCAVHALFLVLHSGSILDSGPGDADSKRADVQTLSLAFEAVTRVHFPEALGHVALRLVPCPPICAAAYALVSNLSPYSHDGDSLSRSQDHIPLAALPLLATSSSRYQGAVATVIARTNQAYSAFLRSSEGAGFCGQVVLIGDGVGGILGFDALCHSASVGTGSRSSSRRGSMNNELLSPEAGPVRDPLAEGAEGLGRASPEPSALPTQRTPSDMAGPEPEGSQNSLQAAPPATSSGEPRRASTASCPPTATSEAPDGAPCAARLDFKVSGFFLFGSPLGLVLALRKTVMPTLEVAQMRPACEQIYNLFHAADPCASRLEPLLAPKFQAIAPLAVPRYQKFPLGDGSSLLLADTLQTHSGLFLEELEMLVPSTPTSASGAFWKGSELGGDPPAQPTAPSTTSEVVKILERWWGTKRIDYSLYCPEALTAFPTVTLPHLFHASYWESADVVAFILRQVIEKERPHLTECEEPSIYSPAFPREKWQRKRTQVKIRNVTSNHRASDTVVCEGRPQVLNGRFMYGPLDVVTLTGEKVDIYIMTQPLSGKWIHFGTEVTNSSGRLTFPVPLERALGVGVYPVRMVVRGDHTYAECCLTVVARGTEAVVFSIDGSFTASVSIMGSDPKVRAGAVDVVRHWQDAGYLIVYVTGRPDMQKHRVVAWLSQHNFPHGVVSFCDGLTHDPLRQKLMFLQSLVQEVELNFVAGYGSPKDVAVYAALGLPPSQTYIVGRAVRKLQAQCQFLSDGYVAHLGQLEAGSHPHATAGPSRAALAKSSYGGAAPVDFLRKQSQLLRSRGPSQAEREGPGTPPTTLARGKARSISLKLDSEE from the exons ATGCTCATCAAGGAGTACCACATCCTGCTGCCCATGAGCCTGGACGAGTACCAGGTGGCCCAGCTCTACATGATCCAG AAAAAGAGCCGAGAGGAGTCGAGTGGCGAGGGCAGTGGCGTGGAGATCCTGGCCAACCGGCCCTACACGGATGGGCCGGGCGGCAGTGGACAGTACACGCACAAGGTGTACCACGTGGGCTCCCACATCCCAGGCTGGTTCCGGGCACTGCTGCCCAAGGCCGCCCTGCAGGTGGAGGAGGAATCCTGGAATGCTTATCCCTACACCCGAACCCG gtACACCTGCCCCTTTGTGGAGAAATTCTCCATTGAAATTGAGACCTATTACCTGCCCGATGGGGGGCAGCAGCCCAATGTCTTCAACCTGAGTGGGGCTGAGCGGAGACAGCGCATCTTGG ATACCATCGACATCGTGCGGGATGCCGTGGCCCCAGGCGAGTACAAAGCAGAAGAGGACCCCCGGCTGTACCGCTCGGCCAAGACAGGCCGAGGACCGCTGGCTGATGACTGGGCGCGCACAGCAGCTCAGACCGGGCCCCTCATGTGCGCCTACAAGCTGTGCAAGGTTGAGTTCCGCTACTGGGGCATGCAGGCCAAGATCGAGCAGTTCATCCATGATGTTG GTCTGCGCCGGGTAATGCTGCGGGCCCACCGACAGGCCTGGTGCTGGCAGGACGAGTGGACAGAGCTGAGCATGGCTGACATCCGGGCACTAGAGGAGGAGACTGCCCGCATGCTGGCACAGCGTATGGCCAAGTGCAACACAGGCAGTGAGGGTCCCGAGgcccagcccccagggaagctgagcaccgaggccCGGGCCGGCGCCAGCCACGCCGGCACCCCCGACGGGCCCGAGGCACCCCCGGGCCCCGATGCCTCGCCCGATGCCAGCTTCAGCAAGCAGTGGTCTTCATCCTCCCGTTCCTCCTACTCATCCCAGCATGGAG GGGGCGTGTCTCCCCAGACTTTGTCCGAGTGGCGCATGCAGAACATCGCCCGGGACTCTGAGAACAGCTCCGAGGACGAGTTCTTTGATGCCCATG AAGGCTTCTCGGACAGTGACGAGGTCTTCCCCAAGGAGATGACCAAATGGAACTCCAATGACTTCATAGACGCCTTTGCCTCCCCTATGGAGGCTGAGGGGACACCAG ACCCTGGAACTGAGGGCACCAAAGACCTAGGGGACGGGGCCCGGGCACCCAGGGACTCGGAA GGCCCAGATGGAGACAGCGCCGGGGAGCTGGGGGCAGACACGTGCGCGGTCCACGCCCTCTTCCTCGTCCTGCACAGTGGCAGCATCCTAGACTCGGGCCCGGGAGATGCCGACTCCAAGCGGGCGGATGTGCAGACGCTGAGCCTAGCCTTCGAGGCCGTCACCCGCGTCCACTTTCCCGAGGCCCTGGGCCACGTGGCGCTGCGCCTGGTGCCCTGCCCACCCATCTGTGCCGCCGCCTATGCCCTCGTCTCCAA CCTGAGCCCCTACAGCCATGATGGGGACAGCCTGTCCCGCTCCCAGGACCACATTCCCCTGGCTGCCCTGCCGCTGCTGGCCACCTCGTCATCCCGATACCAGGGCGCCGTGGCCACAGTCATCGCCCGCACCAACCAGGCCTACTCGGCCTTCCTGCGCTCCTCCGAGGGCGCCGGCTTCTGCGGGCAG GTGGTGCTGATCGGGGACGGCGTCGGTGGGATCCTGGGCTTTGATGCGCTCTGCCACAGTGCCAGCGTGGGCACCGGGAGCCGGAGCAGCAGCCGCCGTGGAAGCATG AACAATGAGCTGCTCTCCCCGGAGGCAGGCCCAGTGCgggatcccctggcagagggggCCGAGGGGCTGGGCCGGGCCAGCCCAGAaccctctgccctgcccacccagcgCACCCCCAGCGACATGGCCGGTCCCGAGCCTGAGGGCTCTCAAAACAG CCTGCAGGCAGCCCCACCAGCCACCTCCTCCGGGGAGCCCCGGCGGGCGAGCACAGCCTCCTGCCCACCCACTGCCACCTCTGAGGCTCCCGACGGTGCCCCCTGTGCTGCCCGCCTTGACTTCAAGGTCTCCGGTTTCTTCCTCTTTGGCTCCCCGCTCGGCCTGGTGCTGGCTCTGCGTAAAACCGTGATGCCCACATTGGAGG TGGCCCAGATGCGGCCAGCCTGCGAGCAGATCTACAACCTCTTCCACGCGGCTGACCCCTGTGCCTCCCGCCTTGAGCCCCTGCTGGCCCCCAAGTTCCAGGCCATCGCCCCCCTGGCAGTGCCCCGCTACCAGAAGTTCCCTCTGGGAGATGGCTCATCTCTGCTGCTGG CCGACACTCTGCAGACCCACTCAGGCCTCTTTCTGGAGGAGCTGGAGATGTTGGTGCCCTCAACACCCACGTCTGCCAGCGGTGCTTTCTGGAAGGGCAGTGAGTTGGGCGGTGACCCGCCAGCCCAGCCAACTGCCCCCAGCACCACTAGCGAGGTGGTTAAGA TCCTGGAGCGCTGGTGGGGGACCAAGCGGATTGACTACTCGCTGTACTGCCCGGAGGCGCTCACCGCCTTCCCCACCGTCACGCTGCCCCACCTCTTCCACGCCAGCTACTGGGAGTCGGCCGACGTGGTAGCCTTCATCCTGCGACAG GTGATCGAGAAGGAGCGGCCACACCTGACCGAGTGCGAGGAACCGTCCATCTACAGCCCGGCCTTCCCCAGGGAGAAGTGGCAGCGCAAACGCACCCAAGTCAAGATTCGG AACGTCACCTCCAACCACCGGGCGAGCGACACGGTGGTGTGCGAGGGCCGACCCCAGGTGCTGAACGGGCGCTTCATGTACGGACCCTTGGATGTGGTCACGCTCACGGGAGAGAAG GTGGACATCTACATCATGACGCAGCCGCTGTCGGGCAAGTGGATCCACTTTGGCACCGAGGTCACCAACAGCTCGGGCCGTCTCACCTTCCCGGTGCCCCTGGAGCGTGCTCTGGGCGTCGGCGTTTACCCGGTGCGCATGGTGGTCAG GGGCGACCACACCTACGCCGAATGCTGCCTGACGGTGGTGGCCCGCGGCACTGAGGCCGTGGTCTTCAGCATCGATGGCTCCTTCACCGCCAGTGTGTCCATCATGGGCAGCGACCCCAAGGTGCGCGCCGGCGCCGTGGACGTGGTCAG GCACTGGCAGGACGCGGGCTACCTGATCGTGTACGTGACGGGCCGTCCCGATATGCAGAAGCACCGCGTGGTGGCCTGGCTGTCGCAGCACAACTTCCCCCACGGCGTCGTCTCCTTCTGCGATGGCCTCACTCACGACCCACTGCGCCAGAAGTTAATGTTCCTGCAGAGCCTGGTGCAGGAG GTGGAACTGAACTTCGTGGCCGGCTACGGGTCCCCCAAAGACGTGGCCGTGTATGCGGCGCTGGGCCTGCCCCCTAGCCAGACCTACATCGTGGGCCGCGCCGTGCGGAAGCTGCAGGCGCAGTGCCAG TTCCTGTCCGACGGCTACGTGGCCCACCTGGGCCAGCTGGAGGCTGGCTCCCACCCTCATGCCACCGCGGGACCCTCAAGGGCCGCCCTGGCCAAGAGCAGCTATGGCGGGGCTGCCCCTGTGGACTTCCTCCGGAAACAGAGCCAGCTGCTCCGCTCGAGGGGCCCCAGCCAGGCGGAGCGGGAGGGCCCAGGGACCCCGCCCACCACCCTGGCGCGGGGCAAGGCGCGGAGCATCAGCCTCAAGCTGGACAGTGAAGAGTGA